The following proteins are co-located in the Besnoitia besnoiti strain Bb-Ger1 chromosome Unknown contig00007, whole genome shotgun sequence genome:
- a CDS encoding putative cytochrome C oxidase subunit IIb (encoded by transcript BESB_071970): MDVFRSFWNRRGAAAPGNKATNSGRPAECRATRDGKSSVLLQSLKDSSQQNVGAKLQNVSATEYVTPQKYLDDPEKIPTYYVFQSNMVTDEDLLPGMLRNLEVDKRLTLPTRTHIRFLITATDVIHSWAIPALGIKADAIPGRLQRVNTFIQREGVFYGQCSELCGALHGFMPIVIEAVSPETYAAHAKKWYKD, translated from the coding sequence ATGGATGTTTTCCGGTCCTTCTGGAACCGCCGgggtgcagcagcgcccggcAACAAAGCCACCAACTCGGGTCGTCCCGCCGAATGCCGTGCGACGAGAGACGGGAAATCGTCAGTTTTGTTGCAGTCTTTGAAGGATTCTTCACAGCAAAATGTGGGGGCAAAGCTCCAGAACGTGTCAGCGACGGAGTACGTGACTCCGCAGAAGTACCTGGATGACCCGGAGAAGATCCCGACATACTACGTGTTCCAGTCAAACATGGTGACAGATGAAGATTTGTTGCCTGGAATGTTGAGAAACCTGGAAGTCGACAAGCGTCTGACGCTGCCAACTCGTACACACATTCGTTTCCTCATCACCGCCACAGATGTCATTCACTCGTGGGCTATCCCTGCATTAGGCATCAAGGCCGACGCCATTCCGGGCAGGCTGCAGCGTGTCAACACGTTCATTCAGCGTGAAGGTGTCTTCTATGGCCAGTGCTCCGAGCTCTGCGGAGCTCTTCATGGCTTCATGCCCATCGTCATTGAAGCTGTAAGCCCTGAAACTTACGCTGCCCATGCAAAGAAGTGGTACAAGGATTAA